Proteins from a single region of Streptomyces sp. HUAS 15-9:
- the mtnB gene encoding methylthioribulose 1-phosphate dehydratase, translated as MTGATATGTPETAGWGRTLVAEAARFAALGWMRGTSGNLSVVTGRDPLRLLVTASGLDKGELGPKDTVLVDEEGGAVEGTAAAGKPSAEAALHARVVRLTGAGAVVHVHTVASVAMGHRRPGGIAFRDLEMLKGIGRAAHDEEVVLPVIANSQDMRTLGDRLEAALNPRVPAVVVAGHGLYTWGTDLREARRHTEVVEWLLELELAQERGR; from the coding sequence ATGACGGGAGCCACGGCCACCGGTACGCCGGAGACGGCGGGTTGGGGCAGGACGCTGGTCGCGGAGGCGGCCCGGTTCGCGGCGCTCGGGTGGATGCGGGGAACCTCCGGGAACCTGTCGGTGGTCACCGGCCGGGACCCCCTGCGCCTGCTGGTCACCGCGAGCGGCCTGGACAAGGGAGAGCTGGGTCCGAAGGACACCGTGCTGGTCGACGAGGAGGGCGGCGCCGTGGAGGGCACCGCGGCCGCCGGGAAGCCGTCCGCGGAGGCGGCCCTGCACGCCCGGGTGGTACGGCTGACCGGCGCCGGCGCCGTTGTCCATGTGCACACCGTCGCCTCCGTGGCGATGGGCCACCGGCGTCCAGGGGGCATCGCGTTCCGGGACCTGGAGATGCTCAAGGGCATCGGCCGCGCCGCCCATGACGAAGAGGTCGTCCTGCCGGTGATCGCCAACTCCCAGGACATGCGCACCCTCGGCGACCGCCTGGAGGCCGCCCTGAACCCGCGGGTACCGGCGGTCGTCGTGGCGGGCCACGGCTTGTACACCTGGGGCACGGATCTCCGGGAGGCCCGCCGCCACACGGAGGTCGTCGAGTGGCTGCTCGAACTGGAGCTGGCGCAGGAGCGGGGGCGGTAG